Proteins encoded by one window of Lathyrus oleraceus cultivar Zhongwan6 chromosome 1, CAAS_Psat_ZW6_1.0, whole genome shotgun sequence:
- the LOC127138524 gene encoding protein SRC2, translating to MEYKTLELNIISAKDLKDVNLFSKMDVYAVVSISGDPVNPQTATTHIHHNGGTNPTWNFPIKFTVNESLANQNRLSLEIKLISNRSVAGDTLIGTVHMPLKELLENTSGDSLRQVSYQVRTTSGKSKGSLNLSYKFGENVGAPATKSEVKGKHDSKMGKDEPVLAYPPPGVAAGSSSVPYGTPYPPPQQAAGYGYPPPATAYGGYPPAQTGYGYPPQQQQQPGYGYPPPQQQGYGYPPQQQQQQGYGYPPQQQPGYGYPGAQKPKKNKFGMGLGAGLLGGALGGMLIGDMVSDGGAYDAGYDDGLDAGGFDGGFDF from the coding sequence ATGGAATATAAAACCCTAGAACTCAACATAATTTCTGCAAAAGATCTCAAAGATGTTAATCTCTTCTCCAAGATGGACGTATATGCTGTCGTTTCAATCTCCGGAGATCCTGTGAACCCACAGACTGCCACCACCCATATCCACCATAACGGCGGAACAAACCCTACCTGGAATTTCCCGATCAAATTCACCGTCAATGAATCTCTTGCTAATCAGAATCGTCTCTCTCTTGAGATTAAACTCATCTCAAATCGATCTGTTGCCGGAGATACCTTGATCGGTACTGTTCATATGCCTCTCAAGGAACTTCTTGAGAACACTTCCGGGGATTCTTTAAGGCAAGTTAGTTATCAGGTTAGGACAACCTCAGGGAAATCCAAGGGGAGTTTGAATCTCTCCTACAAATTCGGCGAAAATGTTGGAGCTCCGGCGACCAAGTCAGAGGTGAAAGGGAAACATGACTCAAAGATGGGGAAAGATGAACCAGTGTTGGCGTATCCTCCACCCGGAGTGGCGGCAGGGTCTAGTTCTGTTCCGTACGGTACACCGTATCCACCACCGCAACAAGCGGCTGGATATGGGTATCCACCACCGGCGACTGCTTACGGTGGATACCCACCTGCTCAAACCGGTTATGGCTATCCaccccaacaacaacaacaaccgggCTATGGATATCCTCCACCACAACAACAAGGCTATGGATAtccaccacaacaacaacaacaacaaggCTATGGATATCCACCACAACAACAACCGGGTTATGGATATCCAGGGGCACAGAAGCCTAAGAAGAATAAATTTGGAATGGGTTTGGGAGCAGGGTTGCTTGGAGGTGCATTAGGTGGGATGTTGATTGGTGATATGGTGTCTGATGGTGGTGCTTATGATGCTGGATATGATGATGGCCTTGATGCTGGTGGCTTTGATGGTggttttgatttttaa